The proteins below come from a single Burkholderia sp. FERM BP-3421 genomic window:
- a CDS encoding Hcp family type VI secretion system effector encodes MPTPAYISIQGKTQGNITQGAFTADSVGNVYQEGHEDQILVQEIEHLIATPTDPQSGQPSGQRVHKPFVFTAPLNKATPLLYQALASGEMLPEVEVKWYRTSTEGKQEHFFTTKLEDATIVNINTVLPHAQDPSKAEYTQLVKVSMAYRKITWTHAIAGTEASDDWRKPQEA; translated from the coding sequence ATGCCGACTCCCGCCTATATCAGCATCCAGGGCAAGACCCAGGGCAACATCACCCAGGGCGCCTTCACCGCAGACTCCGTGGGCAACGTCTACCAGGAAGGTCATGAAGACCAGATCCTAGTCCAGGAAATCGAGCACTTGATTGCCACCCCAACGGACCCGCAGAGCGGCCAACCGTCCGGCCAACGCGTGCACAAGCCGTTCGTGTTCACCGCACCGCTGAACAAGGCCACCCCACTGCTGTACCAGGCCTTGGCCTCCGGCGAGATGCTGCCGGAAGTGGAAGTGAAGTGGTACCGCACCTCCACCGAGGGCAAGCAGGAGCACTTCTTCACCACCAAGCTCGAAGACGCCACCATCGTCAATATCAACACCGTTCTGCCGCACGCGCAGGACCCGAGCAAGGCCGAGTACACCCAACTGGTCAAGGTCTCCATGGCCTACCGCAAGATCACCTGGACCCATGCCATCGCCGGCACCGAAGCTTCGGACGACTGGCGCAAACCGCAGGAAGCCTGA
- a CDS encoding S8 family serine peptidase: MHKKLGLSLFALVAGAAFSSAAFAADDPRPIFIRIKAEAQEPAARATAEPQRQRDMAELKRLAANMQPLIPQGAARSAAERAPLERHNLTRYYKISAASLQGRDAEELVRALKRNPLVESAQVEPKPVSMSKQRPTPSTDADAIAPEAGERAAGIPDYTNCEGKNARICQNYMGPPDPASSYWKLGGVNAFEAHRINDHLGDKVRLVSDESDHWDYEHVDLPKPFIEHWHAEPHRTGSHDTSSAGIMFGRANGFGVTGIAPKAQAGYTKYGAEGLVDLRNVLQAGDVLQIGVQYDISDGCGPNVDCLLPVETVDLAFDAISYLTQEKGVHVILAAANGGVDLDAPHHQGRYDRRRNDSGAIYVGAGSPETGARNDFSEYGSRVDVFSWGSNVTTTTWKQGRHQLYTIGFAGTSSANPIIAGSVAWLQSLARERGLGNIAPKQMRQLLVDSGKPLPVVDPGKNIGTQPDLVRAAELLDRDGGAGPAPVAALTGPTDAPGGQRVELSAQASTGQDLTYAWSSRPALTFEQRGAHASFIAPTLQQDTDYRITVKVVDKQGRDSQASHDLRIKSSGSACLDAPAWDSKKTYSTFHETVVYDGKLYRQNFWNVGQRPDLNSAQFGKPWLQPEACGLVPPPVARIEGPSTANANDQVKLSAGGSGGKDLKYAWTSLDGIALQVKGAEATFKAPALEQDKNLTFRVEITDAQGRKANANHVVKVKGQSGGGGGGGEGGGGDDVPAYRPGTEYQAGDRVTNGGKIYECKPWPYTGWCGLSLAHYEPGKGTNWTDAWIAR, encoded by the coding sequence GTGCACAAGAAACTCGGCTTATCGTTATTCGCGCTGGTCGCCGGCGCAGCCTTTTCGTCGGCCGCATTCGCAGCCGACGATCCGCGCCCCATCTTCATCCGGATCAAGGCCGAGGCGCAGGAACCGGCGGCACGCGCCACCGCCGAACCGCAGCGCCAGCGCGACATGGCGGAATTGAAACGTCTGGCGGCGAACATGCAGCCGTTGATCCCGCAAGGCGCTGCGCGCAGCGCGGCGGAACGCGCCCCGCTCGAACGGCACAATCTCACGCGCTACTACAAGATCTCGGCCGCGTCGCTGCAAGGGCGCGACGCCGAGGAACTCGTGCGCGCATTGAAGCGCAATCCGCTCGTCGAAAGCGCGCAGGTCGAGCCGAAGCCGGTATCGATGAGCAAGCAACGCCCCACCCCGTCAACCGACGCCGATGCAATCGCACCTGAAGCCGGCGAACGTGCGGCCGGCATCCCCGACTACACGAACTGCGAAGGCAAGAACGCGAGGATCTGTCAAAACTACATGGGGCCGCCGGACCCGGCTTCTTCGTACTGGAAGCTGGGCGGCGTCAACGCGTTCGAGGCGCATCGCATCAACGACCATCTCGGCGACAAGGTGCGACTCGTGTCGGACGAGAGCGATCACTGGGACTACGAACACGTCGACCTGCCGAAGCCGTTCATCGAGCACTGGCACGCCGAGCCCCACCGAACCGGGTCGCACGACACAAGCTCGGCCGGCATCATGTTCGGCCGGGCCAACGGCTTCGGCGTGACCGGCATCGCGCCGAAGGCGCAGGCGGGCTATACGAAGTACGGTGCCGAAGGCCTTGTCGACCTGCGCAACGTGCTGCAGGCCGGCGACGTACTTCAGATCGGCGTGCAATATGACATAAGCGACGGCTGCGGCCCGAACGTCGACTGTCTCTTGCCGGTCGAGACCGTCGACCTCGCGTTCGACGCGATCTCCTATCTGACCCAGGAAAAAGGCGTGCACGTGATCCTCGCGGCTGCCAACGGCGGCGTCGACCTCGACGCCCCCCACCATCAGGGCCGCTACGATCGCCGACGCAACGATTCGGGCGCAATCTACGTCGGCGCGGGCAGCCCGGAAACCGGCGCGCGCAATGACTTCTCCGAATACGGCAGCCGCGTCGACGTGTTCAGCTGGGGCAGCAACGTCACGACGACGACCTGGAAACAAGGCAGGCATCAGCTGTACACGATCGGCTTCGCCGGCACCTCGTCGGCGAACCCGATCATCGCGGGCAGCGTGGCGTGGCTGCAAAGCCTTGCGCGCGAGCGCGGGCTCGGCAATATCGCGCCGAAGCAGATGCGCCAGCTTCTCGTCGACAGCGGCAAGCCGCTGCCGGTGGTCGATCCCGGCAAGAACATCGGCACGCAGCCCGATCTCGTGCGCGCGGCGGAGTTGCTCGATCGCGACGGCGGCGCCGGTCCCGCACCTGTCGCCGCGCTGACCGGCCCGACCGATGCGCCAGGCGGGCAACGCGTCGAGTTGTCCGCTCAGGCATCGACCGGCCAGGATCTGACCTATGCATGGAGCAGCCGGCCCGCACTGACATTCGAGCAACGGGGTGCGCACGCCAGCTTCATCGCGCCGACGCTGCAGCAGGACACCGATTATCGGATCACGGTGAAGGTGGTCGACAAGCAAGGGCGCGACTCGCAGGCGAGTCACGACCTCCGGATCAAGTCGAGCGGCAGTGCTTGCCTCGACGCACCCGCGTGGGACAGCAAGAAGACCTACTCGACGTTCCACGAGACCGTGGTCTACGACGGCAAGCTGTATCGCCAGAACTTCTGGAATGTCGGCCAGCGCCCGGATCTGAACTCGGCGCAGTTCGGCAAGCCCTGGTTGCAGCCGGAAGCCTGCGGTCTCGTGCCGCCGCCTGTCGCGCGGATCGAGGGACCGTCGACGGCGAACGCGAACGATCAAGTCAAGCTCTCGGCCGGCGGCTCCGGCGGCAAGGATCTGAAGTACGCGTGGACGAGCCTCGACGGCATCGCGTTGCAGGTCAAGGGCGCCGAGGCGACCTTCAAGGCGCCCGCACTCGAACAGGACAAGAACCTGACGTTCCGGGTGGAGATCACCGACGCCCAGGGTCGCAAGGCAAACGCGAACCATGTGGTCAAGGTCAAGGGGCAGTCAGGCGGCGGGGGTGGAGGCGGCGAAGGCGGCGGCGGAGACGACGTTCCCGCATACCGGCCCGGTACGGAATACCAGGCCGGCGACCGCGTCACCAACGGCGGCAAGATCTACGAATGCAAGCCGTGGCCGTACACGGGCTGGTGCGGACTTTCTCTCGCACACTACGAGCCCGGCAAGGGGACGAACTGGACGGATGCGTGGATTGCCCGCTAG
- the tssI gene encoding type VI secretion system tip protein TssI/VgrG, whose amino-acid sequence MPTQSDLRFAFDLVGSETRDVFEVVEFECHEALSETFHLAVELTCANPTVDFGQVLDRPARLTVWHGDTPVRYIHGAVSSFVQGDTGFRRTRYSAVVEPRLARLKLSSDWRIFQGLTVPQITEAVLKAHGLTQDYEQRNTTEHQAREYCVQAGDTDYHFIERIMREEGFFYSFRHSAEGHQLVHSDRLFIHGRVGDEPVQYNPTPGGDQPQPALRRFAYTENVRTARQTQRDYTFHHPRYSHQHSRDGVDLEHQGRRYERYDYPARAKFDEAGKPFAENRLRGHRRDARIALVEGDDPRLQPGVSFTLAGHPREDMNRGWRPVSIVHRGKQHTSQAEENAEAQTGTHYHYEAELVPDDAEWRAEPLPKPRIDGPQNAVVVGPPNEEIYTDEYGRVKVQFPWDRLGKQDEYSSCWIRVSQNIAGATWGHMASPQVAQPLFKVFCLPVRASLAAKSRKDGYAFNR is encoded by the coding sequence ATGCCTACCCAATCCGATCTGCGCTTCGCCTTCGACCTTGTCGGCAGCGAGACACGCGACGTCTTCGAGGTCGTCGAGTTCGAGTGCCACGAAGCGCTGTCCGAGACCTTCCACCTCGCAGTCGAACTGACCTGCGCCAACCCCACGGTCGACTTCGGCCAGGTACTCGACCGCCCCGCTCGTCTGACCGTCTGGCATGGCGATACCCCGGTGCGCTACATTCACGGCGCCGTGTCCTCCTTCGTTCAGGGCGACACCGGTTTCCGGCGCACGCGCTACTCCGCCGTGGTCGAGCCGCGCCTCGCTCGCCTGAAGCTCAGCTCCGACTGGCGCATCTTCCAGGGCCTCACCGTCCCGCAAATCACCGAAGCCGTTCTCAAGGCTCACGGTCTCACCCAGGACTACGAGCAGCGCAACACCACCGAGCACCAGGCCCGCGAGTACTGCGTGCAGGCCGGCGACACCGACTACCACTTCATCGAACGCATCATGCGCGAGGAAGGCTTTTTCTATTCCTTCCGCCACAGCGCCGAGGGCCACCAGCTCGTCCACAGCGACCGCCTGTTCATCCACGGCCGCGTGGGCGACGAACCGGTGCAGTACAATCCCACGCCCGGCGGCGACCAGCCGCAGCCCGCGCTGCGCCGCTTCGCCTATACCGAGAACGTGCGCACCGCGCGCCAGACCCAGCGCGACTACACCTTCCACCATCCCCGCTACAGTCACCAGCACAGCCGTGACGGCGTCGACCTCGAGCATCAGGGCCGCCGCTACGAGCGCTACGACTACCCCGCCCGCGCCAAGTTCGACGAGGCCGGCAAGCCCTTCGCCGAGAACCGCCTGCGCGGCCACCGCCGCGATGCGCGCATCGCCCTGGTCGAAGGCGACGACCCGCGCCTGCAGCCGGGTGTCTCCTTCACTCTTGCCGGCCACCCGCGCGAGGACATGAACCGCGGCTGGCGTCCGGTCAGCATCGTCCACCGCGGCAAGCAGCACACCAGCCAGGCCGAAGAGAACGCCGAGGCGCAGACCGGCACCCACTACCACTATGAGGCCGAGTTGGTACCGGACGACGCCGAGTGGCGCGCCGAGCCGCTGCCCAAGCCGCGCATCGACGGCCCGCAGAACGCAGTGGTGGTCGGCCCGCCGAACGAGGAGATTTACACCGACGAGTACGGCCGGGTGAAGGTGCAGTTCCCGTGGGACCGCCTGGGCAAGCAGGACGAATACAGCTCTTGCTGGATCCGCGTCTCGCAGAACATCGCCGGCGCCACCTGGGGGCACATGGCCAGCCCGCAGGTGGCACAACCCCTATTCAAGGTATTCTGCCTCCCGGTACGCGCATCATTGGCGGCGAAATCCAGAAAGGATGGGTACGCGTTCAATCGATAG